The proteins below come from a single Gimesia alba genomic window:
- a CDS encoding Ldh family oxidoreductase has translation MSSDHFALPQDRSQEVLIPLEPLKELLVKLFVRMGMFQVEAEIAADRLIEADLRGIHSHGSRAAERYLDAMDMGDIDPRAQILTVTETPAIAVLDGSKAMGHVAATRAMELAIKKASEVGTGTVTVRNSHHFGAAAVYVLMAVEAGMIGYCTTNTGRATVAAHGSTQGATANNAIAWGAPAREGAPFVLDMACAKTSWGKLDTLAMYGLPVPPGYALDSEGNETTDSSAVKTLLPAAGPRGYGLAMVSSILTGALTGGRLPIHKKRAPELEGSEHFFYVIDIKQFVEEDKFHEAMSSATEAIHQLNPVNKNERVLLPGEQEWEQTQQSLQEGLYVHRDHAGLLKELAERVKFDVPW, from the coding sequence ATGTCGTCGGATCATTTTGCTCTTCCACAGGATCGCTCCCAGGAAGTTCTGATTCCACTGGAGCCGCTCAAAGAATTGCTGGTCAAACTTTTTGTGCGGATGGGAATGTTTCAGGTTGAGGCAGAAATCGCGGCAGATCGGTTAATCGAAGCAGATCTGCGCGGCATTCATTCACATGGCAGCCGCGCCGCAGAACGTTATCTCGATGCGATGGACATGGGCGATATCGATCCCCGGGCACAAATTCTGACCGTTACCGAAACTCCGGCAATCGCGGTTCTGGATGGCAGTAAGGCGATGGGACATGTCGCTGCGACCCGTGCGATGGAACTGGCGATCAAAAAAGCAAGTGAAGTCGGCACCGGAACTGTCACGGTTCGAAACAGTCATCATTTTGGAGCCGCCGCCGTTTATGTTCTGATGGCAGTCGAAGCCGGTATGATTGGCTACTGCACCACAAATACCGGTAGAGCCACCGTGGCCGCCCACGGCAGCACGCAGGGTGCAACGGCGAACAACGCGATCGCCTGGGGGGCTCCGGCTCGGGAAGGCGCCCCCTTTGTGTTGGATATGGCGTGTGCCAAAACGTCATGGGGAAAACTGGATACGCTGGCCATGTATGGTTTGCCAGTACCGCCCGGATATGCTCTGGACAGTGAGGGGAATGAAACCACCGATTCCTCAGCCGTCAAAACACTCCTGCCGGCTGCAGGTCCCCGCGGCTACGGGTTGGCCATGGTCAGTTCGATTCTGACGGGAGCACTTACCGGAGGCAGGCTACCGATTCATAAAAAACGGGCGCCAGAACTCGAAGGCTCGGAACATTTTTTCTATGTCATCGACATCAAGCAATTCGTCGAAGAAGACAAATTCCATGAAGCAATGAGTTCCGCGACGGAAGCCATTCATCAATTAAACCCGGTGAACAAAAACGAGCGGGTTCTGCTACCTGGCGAGCAGGAATGGGAACAGACTCAACAATCGCTCCAGGAAGGCCTGTATGTCCATCGCGATCATGCCGGCTTACTGAAAGAGCTGGCGGAACGTGTTAAGTTTGATGTTCCCTGGTAA
- a CDS encoding DNA-methyltransferase translates to MTKLNQIHIQDCIAGMQGLEAESIDLAFADPPFNIGYEYDQYEDRLESEQYLDWCSLWLTEVVRLLKPDGTFWLAIGDEYAAELKVMMQRELGLTCRSWVIWYYTFGVNCKNKFSRSHAHLFHMVKDPKQFTFNADDPSIRVPSARQLVYGDKRANPKGRLPDDTWILRPQDIPESFQPDEDTWYFPRINGTFKERQGWHGCQMPEQLLGRIIRACSHPEEVVLDPFSGSGTTLAVAKKLNRQFVGFELSEEYGARAQQRLADIEIGQPLDGQENPLLSAPSTEKGKRLKDQSPGETASKRPPRKKQNPRQKKLL, encoded by the coding sequence ATGACGAAATTGAATCAAATCCATATTCAAGACTGCATTGCCGGAATGCAGGGACTCGAAGCGGAATCCATTGATCTGGCATTCGCCGATCCGCCGTTCAATATCGGCTATGAATACGATCAATACGAAGACCGCCTCGAAAGTGAGCAGTATCTTGACTGGTGTTCGCTCTGGTTGACTGAAGTAGTGCGACTCTTGAAGCCGGACGGCACGTTCTGGCTGGCGATTGGCGATGAATACGCGGCTGAGCTGAAAGTCATGATGCAGCGTGAACTCGGCCTGACCTGTCGCAGCTGGGTCATCTGGTATTATACGTTTGGTGTGAACTGCAAAAACAAATTCAGCCGCTCGCATGCGCATTTATTTCACATGGTCAAAGATCCGAAGCAGTTCACCTTCAACGCTGACGATCCTTCAATCCGTGTGCCTTCTGCCCGACAGCTTGTTTACGGCGACAAACGGGCTAACCCCAAGGGTCGTCTGCCCGATGATACTTGGATCTTAAGGCCGCAAGATATTCCGGAAAGTTTTCAGCCGGATGAAGACACCTGGTACTTTCCCCGTATCAATGGCACGTTCAAGGAACGTCAGGGCTGGCACGGCTGTCAGATGCCGGAACAGTTGCTGGGACGCATCATTCGCGCCTGCTCTCATCCGGAAGAAGTGGTCCTCGATCCCTTTTCAGGCAGCGGAACAACACTGGCGGTCGCTAAAAAGTTAAACCGTCAGTTTGTCGGCTTTGAACTCTCTGAAGAATACGGAGCCCGCGCACAACAACGGTTGGCTGATATCGAAATCGGGCAGCCATTAGACGGACAGGAAAACCCGCTACTTAGTGCACCTTCAACCGAAAAGGGAAAACGGCTGAAAGATCAATCGCCGGGTGAGACTGCCTCAAAACGGCCCCCCCGGAAGAAACAAAACCCACGTCAGAAAAAACTGCTCTGA
- a CDS encoding thioredoxin family protein: MAARQSISLLMLSICFICSVNTELSAGKYNPVLNAGDPAPTWEELPATNGKSYSSDSFKDKDVLVVAFTCNSCPYAVDYEDRLNRLAQKYAAKDSPVGVIAVNVNLVPADSLEKMKTQAEKKKFVFPYLFDKSQKIGQQFGATRTPEFFVLNKDRKVVYMGAMDDSTDASKVKRDYVSEAIQAALAGKQPETQETIAIGCNVRYKRIRRKKN; encoded by the coding sequence ATGGCAGCACGTCAGTCAATTTCGCTTCTGATGTTATCAATCTGTTTTATTTGTTCTGTCAACACAGAACTCTCCGCGGGTAAATATAACCCCGTGCTGAATGCCGGCGACCCGGCGCCGACCTGGGAAGAACTGCCTGCGACAAACGGCAAGTCCTATTCCAGCGATTCCTTCAAAGACAAAGACGTGCTGGTGGTCGCCTTCACCTGCAACAGTTGTCCTTATGCGGTGGACTATGAAGATCGACTGAATCGGCTGGCGCAAAAATATGCGGCAAAGGATTCCCCGGTCGGTGTGATTGCCGTCAATGTGAATCTGGTGCCAGCAGACAGTCTGGAAAAGATGAAAACACAGGCCGAAAAGAAAAAGTTCGTTTTCCCTTACCTGTTTGATAAATCGCAAAAAATCGGCCAGCAATTCGGTGCCACACGCACCCCGGAATTTTTTGTATTAAACAAGGACCGCAAGGTCGTCTACATGGGAGCCATGGACGACTCGACCGACGCCAGCAAAGTCAAACGCGATTACGTGTCAGAGGCAATTCAAGCGGCGCTCGCCGGCAAACAGCCGGAAACGCAGGAAACCATTGCCATCGGCTGTAATGTTCGCTACAAACGCATCCGCAGAAAAAAAAATTAA
- a CDS encoding preprotein translocase subunit SecA gives MANFISSLTDRLRGFFLTGENEIPALWWDMIDQIQQLHQEVASLSESQLFDEWNSLRFRVQSGESLTNVLPDAFAIVSEQMQRHLGMTPYPVQYLGAFAMHEGAIAEMQTGEGKTLTAALTLCLNALPDEGIHIATANDYLAERDAQWLSPVYNSLGMTVGTITANSTMAERRAAYECDITYSTAREFGFDYLRDLLSMPESKMSVSSRRQQLFGQQNKQSENQLLNPRKPYMVLIDEADSILIDEARTPLIIAQGNAAEAEQMADLCQWSASQITKFTEDEHYIDHGPQRGMELTEAGRRIVRELLLQKDAPGLLDTGTAYLSSERALKAHRYFQNGRDYVVRDGKVEIVDEFTGRISEGRMWQNGVHQAIQAKEGLEITSPTKIGAQTTVQELFSRYPRMAGMTGTAESAASELKKVFGTPVIKIPTNRPSKRQNLPEQIFLTEEEKWAAIVEETAAMHQQGRPVLIGTRSVNLSNQLSARLLQAGLEHEVLHALNHENEAAIIQEAGQPGRITVATNMAGRGTDILLGEGVPEKGGLHVICSELHESARIDRQLTGRCARQGDPGSARIFLSLEDDILTAGLGEEQAQDLFTSFQETSQDLQSTLRYFYQAQQRIENRHEQQRIQLVDHITQRRQMLKQMGQHANLSEH, from the coding sequence GTGGCGAACTTCATCAGCTCTCTCACCGACCGACTTCGCGGTTTTTTCCTGACAGGAGAAAATGAGATCCCTGCACTGTGGTGGGATATGATCGATCAGATTCAGCAACTGCACCAGGAAGTCGCATCCCTGTCTGAGTCTCAACTATTTGACGAATGGAACTCACTCCGCTTTCGAGTACAAAGTGGTGAGTCGCTTACAAATGTACTTCCGGACGCGTTTGCGATTGTCAGCGAGCAAATGCAACGGCACCTGGGGATGACGCCTTATCCCGTGCAATACCTGGGCGCGTTTGCCATGCATGAAGGGGCCATCGCAGAAATGCAGACGGGGGAAGGGAAAACTCTGACAGCCGCCTTGACGTTGTGCCTGAATGCATTGCCCGATGAAGGAATCCACATCGCCACCGCCAATGATTATCTTGCTGAGCGCGACGCGCAGTGGTTGAGCCCCGTATATAATTCGCTGGGGATGACTGTCGGCACCATCACCGCAAACTCCACCATGGCTGAGCGGCGGGCCGCTTATGAATGTGATATCACTTACAGCACGGCACGCGAATTTGGTTTTGACTATCTGAGAGATCTGCTCAGTATGCCGGAATCCAAAATGTCTGTCTCTTCCCGTCGCCAGCAGTTATTCGGACAACAAAATAAACAAAGCGAGAATCAATTACTAAATCCCCGCAAGCCTTATATGGTGCTCATCGATGAAGCCGACAGCATCCTGATTGATGAAGCACGCACGCCGTTGATCATTGCGCAGGGCAATGCTGCCGAGGCAGAGCAGATGGCTGATCTGTGCCAGTGGAGTGCATCGCAAATCACAAAATTTACCGAAGACGAACATTATATCGACCATGGCCCGCAGCGTGGCATGGAACTGACTGAAGCGGGTCGACGCATCGTACGTGAACTGTTATTACAAAAGGATGCTCCCGGCTTACTTGATACAGGCACCGCTTATCTGTCTTCCGAACGTGCCTTAAAGGCGCATCGCTATTTCCAGAACGGTCGCGATTATGTCGTCCGTGATGGCAAAGTGGAAATCGTCGATGAGTTCACGGGACGCATCTCCGAAGGCCGGATGTGGCAGAACGGCGTGCATCAGGCCATCCAGGCGAAAGAAGGCCTGGAGATCACTTCACCCACGAAAATCGGCGCACAAACAACGGTTCAGGAATTATTCTCACGCTATCCGCGTATGGCCGGCATGACGGGAACTGCCGAGTCTGCCGCCAGTGAATTGAAAAAAGTTTTCGGCACCCCCGTCATCAAAATCCCCACCAATCGGCCTTCGAAGCGTCAGAATCTTCCCGAACAGATCTTCCTGACAGAAGAAGAAAAATGGGCCGCGATTGTTGAGGAAACTGCCGCCATGCATCAACAGGGAAGGCCAGTGCTGATCGGAACGCGTTCGGTGAATCTGTCAAATCAGTTATCCGCGCGGCTCTTACAGGCAGGGCTGGAACACGAAGTGTTACACGCACTCAACCATGAAAATGAAGCCGCCATCATTCAAGAAGCAGGACAGCCGGGCCGGATTACGGTCGCCACGAATATGGCGGGCCGCGGGACAGATATCCTGCTGGGCGAGGGAGTCCCTGAAAAAGGGGGACTGCATGTTATTTGTTCTGAATTGCATGAATCGGCCCGCATCGATCGACAATTGACCGGACGTTGTGCCCGCCAGGGAGACCCGGGCAGTGCCCGTATTTTCCTGTCACTCGAAGACGACATCCTGACAGCGGGGCTGGGCGAAGAACAGGCGCAGGACCTCTTTACTTCTTTTCAGGAAACCAGTCAGGATCTGCAGTCGACACTGCGCTACTTCTACCAGGCGCAACAACGCATCGAAAACCGGCACGAACAACAACGCATTCAACTTGTGGACCACATCACGCAACGTCGTCAGATGCTGAAACAAATGGGCCAGCATGCCAACCTGAGCGAGCATTAG